A single Callithrix jacchus isolate 240 chromosome 4, calJac240_pri, whole genome shotgun sequence DNA region contains:
- the MAD2L1BP gene encoding MAD2L1-binding protein produces MAAPEAASVPDLEWYEKSGETHASQIELLETTSTQEPPNPLEPFCPRDCMVPVVFPGPVSQEGCSRFTCELLKHIMYQRQQLPLPYEQLKHFYRKPSPQTEEMLKKKPRATTEVSSRKCQQALAELESVLSHLEDFFARTLVPRVLILLGGNALSPKEFYELDLSRLAPYSVDQSLSTAACLRHLFRAIFMADAFSELQAPPLMGTIIMAQGHRDCGEDWFRPKLNYRVPSRGHKLTVTLSCGRPSIRTTAWEDYIWFQAPVTLKGFRE; encoded by the exons ATGGCGGCGCCGGAGGCGGCCTCGGTCCCTG ATTTGGAGTGGTATGAGAAGTCCGGAGAAACTCACGCCTCTCAGATAGAACTACTTGAGACAACCTCTACCCAGGAACCCCCCAACCCTTTGGAGCCCTTTTGCCCAAGAGACTGCATGGTACCAGTGGtgtttcctgggcctgtgagCCAGGAAGGCTGCTCTCGGTTTACTTGTGAACTTCTAAAGCATATCATGTACCAACGCCAACAACTACCTCTACCCTATGAACAGCTTAAGCACTTTTACCGAAAACCTTCTCCCCAG ACAGAGGAGATGCTGAAGAAGAAACCTCGGGCCACCACTGAGGTGAGCAGCAGGAAATGCCAACAAGCCCTGGCAGAACTGGAGAGTGTCCTCAGCCATCTAGAGGACTTCTTTGCACGGACACTAGTACCACGAGTGCTGATTCTCCTTGGGGGCAATGCCCTAAGCCCCAAGGAGTTCTACGAACTCGACTTGTCTCGGCTGGCCCCCTACAGCGTGGATCAGAGCCTGAGCACAGCAGCTTGTTTGCGCCATCTCTTCAGAGCCATATTCATGGCTGATGCCTTCAGCGAGCTTCAGGCTCCTCCACTCATGGGCACCATCATCATGGCACAGGGACACCGCGACTGTGGAGAAGATTGGTTTCGACCCAAGCTCAACTATCGAGTGCCCAGCCGGGGCCACAAACTGACTGTGACCCTGTCATGTGGCAGACCTTCCATCCGAACCACGGCTTGGGAAGACTACATTTGGTTCCAGGCACCAGTGACACTTAAAGGCTTCCGCGAGTGA